Proteins from one Porites lutea chromosome 3, jaPorLute2.1, whole genome shotgun sequence genomic window:
- the LOC140930986 gene encoding uncharacterized protein, whose translation MGKRKYKSVRLVLSMKSNEGKPGQRRSISICKGCKVPKLLTYSNLVEQLKKIDIGTVHEIDPDYLEGLETENQVNGAYRDLRQYLPMLAKFYLSQNRKESLKGFAESTGTFQIALGGDRCPFGKNESACSFLVSFLNVGRRVTSSYDNFPIFGANCDESSPVTKKYVRSLLPQIAELERAEYEFEGMKYRFKLEELPNDMKMLAMLAGELTISAKYFSPFANVSLADSRDVKGTFGTESSNKWKPWSYKQRVNVVNKVEAFKKRVALEKISEKTKRSKITDYIAKQSSRQEFLPLLGSYIDKAHVEPLHPKNNAWQYFFKAVLTEAIRKSKLPADCKKFSEVPADSPFARVITALQTEVKARRLANKTKQWFNETQGSGADLHYRFTGKDSRCFCHNFMRLIKWLRCEKDSRKERQTVLALAYLGVRLRDCVSLFSRFEITSDHIDQLSIACHEYFKVNSLLLPSSVNPTVWTLGHIVPAHCRQVLEKYGQGLGLVTMEGREAKHIFLKKLGENTTYQNRWVEIFRHEYVMLIWLPQQGFQQPEAACKNVAYIPERVFNDPSYCYCGLLKACPEDAKCCVSGDPIMKFIEQSVKDGRIAPQLL comes from the coding sequence ATGGGGAAACGAAAGTACAAAAGTGTAAGACTGGTGCTTtcaatgaaatcaaatgaaggCAAACCAGGGCAAAGAAGAAGTATTTCAATTTGTAAAGGCTGTAAGGTTCCAAAGCTTCTAACTTATAGTAACCTTGTAGAACAGTTAAAAAAGATTGACATTGGGACTGTTCATGAAATTGACCCAGACTATCTAGAGGGCTTAGAAACTGAAAACCAAGTCAATGGTGCATATAGAGACTTGAGACAATACCTCCCAATGCTTGCCAAATTTTATCTTTCTCAGAACAGAAAAGAAAGTCTGAAAGGCTTTGCAGAATCAACAGGCACTTTTCAAATTGCTCTTGGTGGCGACAGATGCCCATTTGGCAAAAATGAGAGCGCGTGTTCTTTCTTAGTCAGTTTCCTCAATGTTGGAAGAAGGGTGACATCAAGTTATGATAACTTTCCAATTTTTGGTGCCAACTGTGATGAAAGCTCTCCTGTTACAAAGAAATATGTGAGGTCATTATTACCTCAAATTGCAGAGTTAGAAAGAGCTGAATATGAATTTGAAGGCATGAAATATAGGTTTAAGCTGGAGGAATTGCCAAATGACATGAAGATGCTTGCCATGTTGGCAGGTGAATTAACTATTAGTGCTAAGTATTTCTCACCGTTTGCTAATGTTTCATTAGCTGATAGTAGGGATGTCAAGGGTACATTTGGAACTGAAAGTTCAAACAAGTGGAAGCCATGGAGTTACAAGCAAAGAGTAAATGTTGTTAACAAGGTTGAAGCATTTAAGAAAAGAGTAGCACTAGAAAAAATTTCTGAAAAGACAAAGAGATCTAAAATTACTGATTATATTGCCAAGCAAAGTAGTAGACAGGAATTTTTGCCTCTCTTAGGTTCTTACATTGACAAAGCTCATGTGGAACCCCTTCATCCAAAGAACAATGCTTGGCAGTACTTCTTTAAAGCAGTTTTGACAGAAGCTATAAGAAAATCTAAGCTGCCAGCTGATTGTAAAAAGTTTTCAGAGGTTCCAGCTGATAGCCCTTTTGCACGAGTAATTACAGCTTTACAAACAGAAGTAAAAGCCAGGCGCCTTGCAAACAAGACCAAACAATGGTTTAATGAAACTCAAGGGTCTGGAGCTGATTTGCATTATAGATTTACCGGAAAAGATTCCCGCTGTTTTTGTCATAACTTCATGAGACTAATCAAGTGGCTAAGGTGTGAAAAAGACTCCAGGAAAGAACGTCAAACAGTTCTTGCTTTAGCTTATTTAGGTGTGAGGCTAAGGGACTGTGTTTCTCTCTTTAGTAGATTTGAGATAACATCAGACCACATTGATCAGCTTTCTATTGCCTGTCATGAGTATTTTAAAGTAAATTCATTGTTGTTGCCAAGTTCTGTAAATCCTACTGTCTGGACATTGGGTCACATTGTCCCGGCTCATTGTCGTCAAGTGCTTGAAAAGTATGGCCAGGGGTTGGGGTTGGTAACCATGGAAGGACGAGAAGCGAAgcatatttttcttaaaaaattaggTGAAAATACAACATATCAAAACAGATGGGTTGAAATATTTAGACATGAATATGTGATGCTGATTTGGCTACCTCAGCAAGGTTTTCAGCAGCCAGAAGCTGCATGCAAAAATGTAGCCTACATCCCAGAGAGGGTATTCAATGATCCATCTTATTGCTATTGTGGTCTGTTAAAGGCATGTCCTGAGGATGCTAAGTGCTGTGTCTCTGGAGACCCAATCATGAAATTTATTGAGCAAAGTGTAAAGGACGGAAGGATTGCTCCACAGCTTTTGTAA
- the LOC140930988 gene encoding uncharacterized protein → MAAENSILNAIVALRPLRDEVDNFFLFEEEVKTALTSIFEKNRVGQSSLKRAKMSQIPATALLEGEVKMWLKMLHRRLSPRMKARSAWTVEFKRAMSSEIFFLILQMVKKARSAYGVMHNEEKHTDIIYYNRENRPFLDFAQLSELSRDSVREFLIKQSKGTRKGTSKVSITSETPFTITFIKRTQQVVVKAHYKFTYEFGYTFS, encoded by the coding sequence atggcggctgaaaatagcattttgaatGCTATTGTGGCTCTTCGTCCTTTACGTGATGAAGTcgataatttctttttgtttgaagaagaagtaaaaacagCTCTCacttcaatttttgaaaaaaaccgTGTGGGCCAAAGCTCTTTGAAACGAGctaaaatgtcacaaattccaGCGACAGCACTCCTGGAAGGAGAAGTGAAGATGTGGCTTAAGATGCTCCATAGGCGCCTCAGTCCAAGAATGAAGGCCCGAAGCGCTTGGACTGTAGAGTTTAAAAGGGCGATGTCCTCGgaaatatttttcttaattttacagATGGTTAAAAAGGCCCGTTCCGCTTATGGTGTTATGCACAACGAAGAAAAACACACAGATATAATCTACTATAACAGAGAGAACAGACCGTTTTTAGATTTTGCCCAGTTATCTGAGCTAAGCAGAGACTCAGTCCGAGAATTCCTTATTAAGCAGAGTAAAGGAACAAGAAAAGGAACTTCAAAAGTTTCCATAACTTCTGAAACGCCTTTCACCATCACATTTATTAAGAGGACACAGCAAGTGGTGGTGAAAGCCCACTACAAATTCACTTATGAATTTGGCTACACGTTTTCGTAA
- the LOC140932191 gene encoding uncharacterized protein, with protein MTEYSAREALLWQLIAKNRKRRLTLHTALRTVYQRRQLLLRVACLTVLLLANNNGAAIFSRSCCRFQRNVGWFTNVWSTYSEKRFKETFRISRSTFMFLLGRIRNLIEKDTITEEPISPEGRLAICLYRLARGDYYFTIAEMAGIGERTVGYIVNEVTTAIVEYLWEDTVKKHMPKSEDEFRSKILDMEEAWQFPCCWSAVDGCHIPIKCPPGGLESCKEYHNFKNFFSVVLMGMVDSKYRFVWASCGYPGNSHDSVIFQSTDLWNQIKNQEYLPKIGKKVGSLLVPLLILGDAAFPLQPWLMKPCTNANPTLQQRYYNYRFSRARMVTEGAFGQLNGRWRVLLRRCECSQENTKKAALACVVLHNICLEKGDTITREMDLAIDPKTGNRRDRATIRELLQMRACDKIPDTDTRVRLIRESLIEKLWLEK; from the coding sequence ATGACGGAATACAGTGCTCGTGAGGCCTTACTATGGCAATTAATtgcgaaaaatagaaagagaagACTCACATTACATACAGCTCTGAGAACAGTGTATCAGAGACGACAGCTACTACTCCGAGTGGCATGCTTGACCGTGCTTTTGTTAGCAAACAACAATGGAGCAGCGATCTTCAGTCGGTCTTGCTGCCGCTTCCAACGCAATGTTGGTTGGTTTACCAACGTATGGTCCACTTACAGCGAGAAACGGTTTAAAGAGACTTTCAGGATATCTAGATCTACATTTATGTTTCTACTGGGTCGCATTCGTAACTTAATTGAAAAAGACACCATCACTGAAGAGCCTATATCCCCGGAAGGTCGATTAGCAATTTGTTTGTATCGACTTGCAAGAGGAGACTACTATTTCACTATAGCAGAGATGGCAGGAATTGGTGAGCGGACAGTCGGATACATTGTCAATGAGGTGACAACCGCAATCGTGGAGTATTTATGGGAAGATACCGTTAAAAAACACATGCCGAAATCAGAGGACGAATTCAGAAGCAAAATCCTAGATATGGAGGAGGCATGGCAATTCCCTTGCTGTTGGTCAGCCGTCGATGGGTGTCATATACCAATTAAGTGCCCCCCTGGTGGACTGGAGTCATGTAAAGAATACCATAACTTTAAGAATTTCTTTTCCGTGGTGTTAATGGGTATGGTTGATTCCAAATATAGATTTGTTTGGGCTAGCTGTGGCTACCCCGGCAATTCGCATGACTCAGTCATTTTTCAGTCCACTGATCTATGGAATCAAATCAAGAACCAGGAATATCTCCCCAAAATTGGCAAGAAAGTGGGTTCCCTTCTTGTACCTCTCTTGATACTTGGCGATGCAGCATTTCCGTTGCAACCGTGGTTGATGAAGCCGTGCACGAACGCCAACCCTACACTACAACAAAGATATTACAACTACCGGTTTAGCCGGGCCAGAATGGTGACGGAGGGTGCTTTTGGGCAACTTAATGGAAGGTGGCGGGTTCTGCTTAGAAGATGCGAGTGCAGCCAGGAGAATACGAAGAAGGCAGCCCTTGCTTGTGTCGTTTTACATAATATTTGCCTTGAAAAAGGGGATACGATTACGAGGGAAATGGATTTGGCAATCGACCCCAAAACCGGAAATAGGCGTGACAGAGCTACGATAAGAGAACTTCTTCAGATGAGAGCTTGCGACAAGATACCCGATACGGATACTAGGGTCCGCCTCATAAGAGAGAGTCTTATTGAGAAACTCTGGTTAGAAAAATAA